The Fictibacillus phosphorivorans genomic sequence AAAAAATTATGGCGTATACGGTAGAATTTAAAACGATTATGAGTTTATTCTTTTCGGGAGGAATCATCATTTATGTTGTGTTCGGCTATATGCTCGGAACAAGGGAGATTTCCTTCGAGATGATCGTTCAAATCTTTTTTATCAGTATTCTGGTTACTGGTTTGCATTACTTATTTTGGACTGAGGACACTAAAGTGAAGTTAACAAATAGTTGGAAACTGATCTTGCAATATTTTATTCTCGGCTTCGTTTTAATAGGGATGTCCCAAGTATTTAACTGGTTCGAGTGGGGAAGTAAAACATCTTATATGATGCTGATTCTTTTTCACATTCTTTATCTGGGCGGCATACTTGGATTCACCATCTATTTTAAAGTGCTAGGATTTCAATTCAATCAGAAGATGCAGCATTATCGAGAGCAGAATCAACTTCGCTAGCTTTTAAGAAGTTGTAAAAAGAGTATAGTGTGGTAACAATCATAATCGCAGCGACTTCGTTGCGATTATTCTTTTCTGTAAAAAAACTGAAAAGTATTAAAAAAGTGTGTCGATATTATTGTCTCCTCTTCGTCGTATAAGTAAATCAACTTAAAAACAACTAAAAATGCTTAGGAGAGATTCATATGAAAACTGTAATGTCAAAGGATGGAACAAAAATTGTTTATGACAAGATAGGAAATGGACCTTCACTCATCTTAGTCGGAGGCGCATTTAGTTATCGAAAGTTTCCTGGCATGGTTAAACTTGCGAAATTATTATCAGACCAATTTACAGTTTACAATTACGACCGACGTGGTCGTGGGGATAGCGGTGACACAGTATTTTATGAACCTGCACGAGAGTACGAAGATCTTGATGCAATGATTTCAGAAGCAGGAGGAGTATCATATGTTTGGGGATTATCATCTGGGGCAGTTCTTGCTTTACAAGCTGCTGCTTATGGAGCAAGCATTACAAAATTAGCGCTTCACGAACCACCATTTATCGTAAATGACACAGATCATGTACCACCAAGTGATTTTTCAAAAAAGGTTAGTGAACTTATTGCTGATGACCGCAGTGCGGATACGATTAAATATTTCATGACCAAGGGCATGGGGGCTCCTTCATTCATTGTAACTATGATGCGTATGATGCCTGGTGTTTGGTCTAATCTTATGGCGGTTGCACATACCCTTCCGTACGATGCAGCATTATTAGAGGGGTATATGGAAGGAAAGTCATTGCCTGAGGATCTTTGGAATAACGTTACAGTACCAACACTTGTACTTAAAGGTACAGAAAGTCCTTTAATGCTTCGTGACGGAGCAGATGCTTTAGTAAAAGTGCTTCCTAATGCTGAATTAATAAGTAAGAAGGGGCTTGGACATACGAAACAGCTTAACGTTAAAAGTATTTCTTCTGAGCTCATCTCATTTTTTTCGGCAGTATAAACTAGAGGAAATCACGAGAGGATTTATTTTACAAATACCGAAACCTTTTTATAGATTTATCGTGCAGATCATTAAATTGAAGAGTCAAAAATGAGGAGGCAACTAAACATGAGATTTATGATGATCGTTAAAGCGACTGCAGATTCAGAGGCGGGGGTCATGCCGAGTCAGGAATTAATAGATGCCATGCAAAAATATAACGAGGAATTAGTAAAGGCGGGTGTACTTCTGGCTGCAGACGGCCTACAACCTAGTTCAAGTGGGTTACGAATTTCTTACCCGGAGCAGGGCGGTCGGGCCAAAGTGGTTGATGGTCCGTTTACAGAAGTAAAAGAACTGATTGCAGGCTATACACTTATTGAAGTGAAGTCAAGAGAAGAAGCCATTCAATGGGCTCTGCGCATGCCGGATCCACATGGATTTGGGCATGGTGAGATTGAACTGAGGCAGGTTTTTGAGGCGGAGGAAATTATGGAAAACCCCATTCATTTAATGAAAGAAAGAGAACTTCGAAAAAAAGCTGAGGAGCAACAAAAAGCGTGACAGTGGTCGATGTAAATCGAGCGATCGAAGAGATATGGAGAATGGAATCTGCGAAGTTGATCGCAAGCTTAACGCACTTGCTGCGAGATGTTGGTATCGCTGAAGATATTGCACATGATGCATTAATCGTCGCATTAGAAAAATGGCCGAATATCGGTATCCCAGATAATCCGGGCGCATGGCTGATGACTGTGGCCAAACGTCGTGCGATTGATTTAATAAGGCGTACAAAAAAACGTGATCAAAAATATACCGAAATTGCTAGAGGAACAGATTTGTATACGGAAGAAGATGTTGATCTAGTAGTAAACGAAGAGATTGGAGATGAACTTCTTCGTTTGATTTTCATGACCTGTCATCCCGTATTATCGCAAGAGGCAAGGGTTGCACTTACGCTTCGTTTGTTATGTGGTTTAACTACTGATGAGATTGCCCGTTCTTTTCTTCTGTCAGAATCTACTGTAGCGCAACG encodes the following:
- a CDS encoding alpha/beta fold hydrolase, giving the protein MKTVMSKDGTKIVYDKIGNGPSLILVGGAFSYRKFPGMVKLAKLLSDQFTVYNYDRRGRGDSGDTVFYEPAREYEDLDAMISEAGGVSYVWGLSSGAVLALQAAAYGASITKLALHEPPFIVNDTDHVPPSDFSKKVSELIADDRSADTIKYFMTKGMGAPSFIVTMMRMMPGVWSNLMAVAHTLPYDAALLEGYMEGKSLPEDLWNNVTVPTLVLKGTESPLMLRDGADALVKVLPNAELISKKGLGHTKQLNVKSISSELISFFSAV
- a CDS encoding YciI family protein: MRFMMIVKATADSEAGVMPSQELIDAMQKYNEELVKAGVLLAADGLQPSSSGLRISYPEQGGRAKVVDGPFTEVKELIAGYTLIEVKSREEAIQWALRMPDPHGFGHGEIELRQVFEAEEIMENPIHLMKERELRKKAEEQQKA